The Miscanthus floridulus cultivar M001 chromosome 7, ASM1932011v1, whole genome shotgun sequence genome includes a region encoding these proteins:
- the LOC136464567 gene encoding cell number regulator 1, protein MYPSAPPDAYNKFGSSGAPPTAPPPAAYRQQHGANMNPSRPGGGLRKWSTGLFHCMDDPGNCLITCLCPCITFGQIADIVDKGTCPCLASGLIYGLICASTGMGCLYSCLYRSKLRAEYDVDEGECPDFLVHCCCEHLALCQEYRELKNRGFDLGIGWEANMDRQRRGVAGGTVMGAPAIPLGMIR, encoded by the exons ATGTATCCGTCGGCCCCTCCGGACGCGTATAACAAATTCGGCAGCTCCGGGGCTCCGCcaacggcgccgccgccggcagcgTACCGGCAGCAGCACGGGGCGAACATGAACCCTTCACGCCCCGGCGGCGGGCTGAGGAAATGGTCCACCGGCCTTTTCCACTGCATGGACGACCCGGGGAACT GTCTCATCACATGCCTGTGCCCCTGCATCACGTTCGGGCAGATCGCTGATATCGTGGACAAAGGCACCTGCC CATGTCTCGCGAGTGGACTGATCTATGGGCTCATCTGCGCCTCGACGGGGATGGGGTGCCTCTACTCGTGCCTCTACCGGTCCAAGCTGAGGGCCGAGTACGACGTGGACGAAGGGGAGTGCCCGGACTTCCTGGTACACTGCTGCTGCGAGCACCTGGCGCTGTGCCAAGAGTACCGCGAGCTCAAGAACCGCGGCTTCGACCTGGGGATCG GTTGGGAGGCCAACATGGACCGGCAGAGGCGAGGAGTTGCCGGCGGCACGGTGATGGGGGCGCCGGCCATACCGCTCGGCATGATTAGGTAG